The proteins below come from a single Vicinamibacterales bacterium genomic window:
- a CDS encoding radical SAM protein, with translation MSLPTGVPPLRLMFWETTKACNLRCQHCRAVPEAERSLVELNTRESFELIDQIAEVAKPVLILSGGEPLYRDDIFDIGAYGASKGFRMALATNGTMIDRAMAERIQRTGFSRVAISLDGAVAATHDAFRGIPGSHVKAIDGLRFLREAGMSIQINSTIAKHNVAELPAMLNLALSLGADALHIFMLVPVGCGVSIADREMLPADEYERVLNWFYDQSKQVAIDLKATCAPHYFRIRAQRIVDERRHGDRSTPFVALGTQMKAAPDPAGGRPLSAMTRGCLAGTAVCFVSNAGDIYPCGYLPVSAGNVRRERFGDIWAQSTVFQQLRNPKALTGKCGICRYEGICGGCRARAYSDHGDYLAEEPFCTYEPVLDNAVALHTGGAVGGDGQGA, from the coding sequence ATGTCGCTTCCGACCGGTGTGCCCCCGCTTCGACTCATGTTCTGGGAGACCACGAAGGCCTGCAACCTGCGGTGTCAGCATTGCAGGGCCGTACCGGAGGCCGAGCGGTCGCTCGTCGAACTGAACACCCGCGAGTCGTTCGAGCTGATTGATCAGATCGCCGAGGTGGCCAAACCGGTATTGATCCTCTCGGGCGGCGAGCCCTTGTACCGCGACGACATCTTCGACATCGGTGCCTATGGCGCCAGCAAGGGCTTCCGGATGGCACTCGCCACCAACGGGACGATGATTGACCGGGCGATGGCCGAGCGAATCCAGCGGACCGGGTTCTCGCGGGTCGCGATCAGCCTCGACGGTGCGGTTGCGGCGACGCACGACGCGTTCCGCGGCATTCCCGGATCGCACGTGAAGGCCATCGACGGCCTGCGGTTCCTGCGCGAAGCCGGCATGTCGATCCAGATCAACTCGACGATCGCGAAGCACAACGTGGCCGAGTTGCCGGCCATGCTGAACCTGGCGCTCTCGCTCGGCGCCGATGCGCTGCACATCTTCATGCTGGTGCCCGTCGGATGCGGCGTCAGCATCGCCGACCGGGAGATGCTGCCCGCCGACGAGTACGAACGTGTTCTGAACTGGTTCTACGATCAGTCCAAGCAGGTGGCGATCGACCTGAAGGCAACCTGCGCGCCCCACTATTTCCGCATCCGGGCGCAGCGGATCGTCGATGAGCGCAGGCACGGCGACCGGAGCACACCATTCGTCGCCCTCGGGACGCAAATGAAAGCGGCACCAGATCCGGCCGGCGGCCGGCCGCTCTCCGCGATGACGCGCGGATGCCTGGCCGGCACGGCCGTGTGCTTCGTGTCGAACGCCGGCGACATCTATCCGTGCGGCTATCTGCCCGTCAGTGCGGGGAACGTTCGGCGAGAGCGATTCGGTGACATCTGGGCGCAGTCGACGGTCTTTCAGCAGTTGCGGAATCCGAAGGCGCTCACCGGGAAATGCGGGATCTGCCGCTACGAGGGAATCTGCGGCGGCTGCCGCGCGAGGGCGTATTCCGACCACGGCGACTACCTGGCCGAGGAACCGTTCTGCACCTACGAGCCCGTGCTCGACAACGCGGTGGCGCTCCACACGGGCGGAGCGGTCGGTGGGGACGGTCAGGGGGCGTAG
- a CDS encoding DUF5916 domain-containing protein, protein MGWLRIAVFCLVTVVSVAAFHQHAAGAHIASASGRPSSVEIDRPSASATPATGPIRVDGSFDEPIWQLARPIGPLVQREPNQGRPATEETDVRVVYTADALYVGILCRDRTPGGIVSTQLTRDADLEVDDSILVILDPFLDNRNGFFFQVNPAGARADGQVSNNAEHASRDWDGIWNAAARITADGWVAEIEIPFKTLRFKPGQTTWGLNVERRIKRLNETDRWAGSRQDVWISNLSEAGRLEGISGIRQGRGLDIRPYVSGGAENGDGTFQPGIDIFKNLTPNLNASVTVNTDFAETEADDRQINLTRFPLFYPEKRAFFLEGAGVFDVAGLGGFHVDLLPFFSRRLGLNAGEQVPILAGAKVIGRQADYNIGILDVQTRRLEDASLDGQNLLAARVSRNLFTQSWIGAIFTRGNPAGTGSNTLVGADARFATSKFRGDKNLSLSLFVLRTDDETLHRADFAAGASIDYPNDLWDVSFRWKQIGNGFEPALGFVPRRGIRKTSGRASFQPRPGRWGIRQFRFEFGPEVITNLDNVVENWAIETTPINFVTESGEHVEFGFEPQFERLPEAFEIADGIAVLAGSYRWNRYSVGASTADKRWWVVEVETGWGGFYDGTRRQVGIGLIVKPSTHFRLGFNGERNVISLPGGDFVTSVYSGKADFNFSPNVSWSNLVQYDSESRELGVQSRFRWILKPGNDIFLVLNRGWSRDFRGLYHRSFDRGTAKLQYTVRL, encoded by the coding sequence ATGGGTTGGCTTCGGATCGCGGTCTTCTGCCTCGTCACCGTCGTCTCGGTGGCGGCGTTTCATCAGCACGCGGCGGGCGCACACATCGCTTCTGCCTCCGGGCGGCCGAGCAGTGTGGAGATCGACAGGCCCTCGGCAAGCGCCACGCCCGCGACCGGGCCGATCCGCGTGGATGGTTCGTTCGACGAACCGATCTGGCAGTTGGCCCGTCCGATCGGCCCGCTCGTGCAACGCGAGCCCAACCAGGGCCGGCCGGCGACCGAAGAGACGGACGTGCGGGTGGTCTATACGGCCGACGCGCTCTACGTCGGGATCCTCTGTCGCGACAGGACGCCAGGCGGTATCGTCTCGACCCAACTCACACGGGACGCGGATCTCGAGGTTGACGACAGCATCCTCGTCATCCTCGACCCCTTCCTCGACAATCGAAACGGGTTCTTCTTCCAGGTGAATCCGGCCGGTGCGCGGGCCGACGGGCAGGTGTCGAACAACGCCGAGCACGCGAGCCGCGACTGGGACGGCATCTGGAACGCCGCCGCCCGGATCACCGCCGACGGATGGGTCGCGGAAATCGAGATCCCGTTCAAGACCCTCCGCTTCAAACCCGGTCAGACCACGTGGGGGCTCAACGTCGAGCGGCGGATCAAGCGCCTGAACGAAACCGACCGCTGGGCCGGATCGAGGCAGGACGTCTGGATCTCGAATCTGTCGGAAGCCGGCCGCCTCGAGGGGATTTCCGGGATCCGCCAGGGGAGGGGCCTCGACATTCGCCCGTACGTCTCGGGCGGCGCGGAGAACGGCGACGGCACCTTTCAGCCGGGTATCGACATCTTCAAGAACCTGACGCCGAACCTGAACGCATCGGTCACCGTCAACACCGATTTCGCGGAGACCGAGGCCGACGACCGACAGATTAATCTGACACGTTTCCCGCTCTTCTACCCCGAGAAGCGGGCGTTCTTCCTGGAAGGCGCGGGAGTGTTCGACGTCGCCGGGCTCGGCGGATTCCACGTCGATCTGCTGCCGTTCTTCAGCCGCCGCCTCGGGCTCAACGCGGGTGAGCAGGTGCCAATCCTCGCCGGCGCCAAGGTGATCGGCCGACAGGCCGACTACAACATCGGCATTCTCGATGTCCAGACCCGGCGTCTGGAGGACGCATCACTCGACGGGCAGAACCTGCTTGCGGCGCGAGTCAGCCGGAACCTGTTCACGCAGTCATGGATCGGGGCCATCTTCACGAGGGGCAATCCAGCGGGAACCGGGAGCAACACCCTTGTCGGCGCCGACGCACGGTTCGCCACGTCGAAGTTCCGTGGGGACAAGAACCTCAGTCTCAGCCTGTTCGTCCTTCGCACCGACGATGAGACGCTGCACCGGGCGGACTTCGCGGCAGGCGCGAGCATCGACTATCCGAACGACCTCTGGGACGTCTCCTTCCGCTGGAAGCAGATCGGCAACGGCTTCGAACCCGCACTAGGCTTCGTGCCGCGGCGAGGCATTCGCAAGACGTCCGGCCGCGCCTCGTTCCAACCGCGTCCCGGACGGTGGGGCATCCGTCAGTTCCGCTTCGAGTTCGGTCCGGAGGTCATCACCAACCTCGACAACGTCGTCGAGAACTGGGCCATCGAAACCACACCGATCAACTTCGTGACCGAGTCCGGTGAACACGTCGAGTTCGGCTTCGAGCCGCAGTTCGAGCGGTTGCCCGAGGCATTCGAGATTGCCGACGGCATCGCCGTCCTGGCGGGATCGTACCGATGGAATCGATACAGCGTGGGAGCCAGCACGGCCGACAAACGGTGGTGGGTGGTGGAGGTCGAGACCGGGTGGGGTGGGTTCTACGACGGCACGCGCCGGCAGGTCGGCATCGGCCTCATCGTGAAGCCCAGCACGCACTTCAGGCTGGGGTTCAACGGCGAGCGCAACGTCATCTCGCTTCCTGGCGGCGATTTCGTGACGTCGGTCTACAGCGGCAAGGCAGACTTCAACTTCTCGCCGAACGTCTCGTGGTCCAACCTGGTCCAGTACGACAGCGAATCGCGGGAACTGGGGGTGCAGAGCCGGTTCCGGTGGATTCTCAAGCCGGGCAACGACATCTTCCTGGTGCTGAACCGAGGCTGGTCCCGCGATTTTCGCGGCCTCTACCACCGGAGCTTCGACCGCGGCACGGCCAAGCTGCAATACACGGTGCGCCTGTAG
- a CDS encoding DUF302 domain-containing protein — protein MQETRYGLRVELPVGYDEAVEQTTAALKSEGFGVLTTIDVKQTIKQKLDKDFRKYLIIGACNPPLAHQALTTELEIGLLLPCNVIVYEADNGNSVVAAMAPLGALGVVGNEGLMPVAQQADAKLRRALQALEAR, from the coding sequence ATGCAGGAAACGCGTTACGGACTGCGGGTAGAGTTGCCGGTCGGGTACGACGAGGCAGTTGAGCAGACGACGGCAGCCCTCAAGAGCGAGGGTTTCGGGGTACTGACGACGATCGACGTCAAACAGACGATCAAGCAGAAGCTCGACAAGGACTTTCGCAAGTACCTCATTATTGGCGCGTGCAACCCGCCGCTCGCGCACCAGGCCCTGACGACCGAACTCGAGATTGGCTTGCTCCTGCCGTGCAACGTGATCGTCTACGAGGCCGACAACGGGAATTCGGTGGTAGCAGCCATGGCGCCGCTCGGCGCGCTGGGCGTCGTGGGAAACGAGGGATTGATGCCGGTTGCCCAACAGGCCGATGCGAAGCTGCGCCGGGCACTCCAGGCGCTCGAGGCCCGATGA
- a CDS encoding sigma-70 family RNA polymerase sigma factor, which produces MNLDPQEAREAQGEASYADLVRAVQEGKADAMETLLMRAQEVAYRFSLLVCGRPDDADDAMQEALLKTYRYAARIREPEAFRAWLYRTVRNACLINRRKRVGEPSHVLSLDEPVGTDDGHDRLLDAVDPARDPEHQAVNAGLRARLTRALSVIPRPFRVVVVLREIEGLSTREVAHVLGISEANVKTRLHRARLLLRESLEAQ; this is translated from the coding sequence GTGAATCTGGATCCACAAGAGGCCCGCGAGGCGCAGGGCGAGGCGAGCTACGCCGACCTGGTCCGGGCGGTGCAAGAGGGCAAGGCCGACGCGATGGAGACGCTCCTGATGCGTGCGCAGGAAGTTGCGTATCGGTTCAGCCTGCTCGTGTGTGGCCGGCCTGATGACGCCGACGATGCGATGCAGGAGGCGCTGCTCAAGACGTATCGGTACGCCGCGCGGATTCGCGAGCCCGAGGCGTTCCGGGCGTGGCTCTATCGGACGGTTCGGAATGCGTGCCTCATCAACCGCCGGAAGCGGGTGGGCGAGCCGTCACACGTGCTGTCGCTCGATGAACCGGTCGGGACCGACGATGGTCACGACCGGCTGCTGGACGCGGTCGATCCCGCACGTGATCCGGAGCACCAGGCGGTCAACGCCGGCCTTCGGGCTCGGCTGACGCGGGCCCTCTCGGTCATTCCCCGTCCGTTCCGCGTGGTTGTCGTGCTGAGGGAAATCGAAGGGCTGTCGACGCGTGAGGTCGCGCACGTGCTCGGAATCTCAGAGGCGAACGTCAAGACCCGGTTGCACCGCGCACGCCTGCTGCTGCGCGAGTCCCTGGAAGCGCAATGA
- a CDS encoding zf-HC2 domain-containing protein, with translation MNITNPDHGRCQEFLERLSMYLDNDLNPLDRQAIEQHLRDCPCCEEVLGGLKQTVNLCHDEGQPELPAEIRDRARARVASLLAQPPRRRAKRG, from the coding sequence ATGAACATCACGAACCCGGACCACGGTCGGTGCCAGGAGTTTCTCGAACGCTTGTCGATGTACCTGGACAACGACCTGAACCCGCTGGACCGCCAGGCGATCGAGCAGCACCTCCGCGACTGCCCCTGCTGCGAGGAGGTGCTCGGCGGCCTGAAGCAGACCGTGAACCTCTGTCACGACGAAGGCCAGCCCGAATTGCCGGCCGAGATCCGGGATCGCGCGCGGGCACGCGTCGCGTCGCTCCTGGCTCAGCCTCCTCGTCGCAGAGCGAAAAGGGGGTAG
- a CDS encoding prolipoprotein diacylglyceryl transferase family protein produces the protein MLFRLGSLEITSFGAMVALGAALGLLLMRHELKRARIDSAMGIDAALVGVIGGLVGAKLLYVAEHLAEPLSSTLLSRGGMSWFGGLTGGILAGGAMILWRRLPLMGMLAAAAPALTLGQAIGRIGCFLVGDDYGRPTSLPWGIAFPDGLPPTLDRVHPTQLYEAALLIPMTWLLVSLRRRGASDRAVFGGYLVIAGGTRFLIELVRVNVVVFAGTTTAQLFSIGIVLMGGWLLMGRRPNS, from the coding sequence GTGCTCTTCCGACTTGGATCGCTCGAGATCACCAGTTTCGGTGCGATGGTCGCGCTCGGGGCCGCACTGGGGCTGCTGCTCATGCGGCACGAACTGAAACGCGCACGGATCGACTCGGCGATGGGGATCGACGCCGCGCTCGTGGGAGTCATCGGCGGTCTGGTTGGCGCCAAGCTTCTCTACGTTGCCGAGCATCTCGCCGAACCGTTGTCCTCCACACTGCTGAGTCGGGGAGGAATGAGCTGGTTCGGCGGGCTGACGGGAGGCATCCTGGCGGGGGGCGCGATGATTCTGTGGCGGCGGCTTCCACTGATGGGGATGCTGGCCGCGGCCGCTCCCGCGCTCACGCTCGGTCAGGCGATCGGGCGCATCGGCTGCTTCCTCGTGGGTGACGATTACGGCCGTCCGACGAGCCTGCCTTGGGGCATCGCGTTCCCGGACGGTCTGCCGCCCACGCTCGACCGCGTGCATCCGACGCAACTCTACGAAGCCGCCCTGCTGATCCCGATGACGTGGCTGCTCGTCTCGCTGCGCCGGCGCGGCGCGAGTGATCGAGCGGTGTTCGGCGGGTACCTCGTCATCGCCGGCGGCACGCGCTTCCTCATCGAACTGGTGCGGGTGAACGTCGTCGTCTTTGCGGGGACGACGACGGCGCAGCTGTTCTCGATTGGGATCGTGCTGATGGGCGGGTGGTTGCTGATGGGGCGCCGGCCGAACTCCTGA
- a CDS encoding tetratricopeptide repeat protein — translation MAQPQTSPTTWAIIACCCLFLGLAAGYVIFGGQRGPEPVVSPAAPAAAPAANTPQAGLFDEQQAQVLRTVMAKDPKNAQAPTQLGNMLYDAGRYADAIPVYQQAFALDPRNVGLSTDLGTALWYSGRPDEALAQFEKSLAINPDHAQTLFNQGVVRKDGKQDPTGAIRSWERLLAANPTYPDRQKVEQLIEQARQQVGTTPIAPARSTK, via the coding sequence ATGGCCCAACCGCAAACCTCCCCGACCACGTGGGCAATCATCGCGTGCTGCTGCCTGTTCCTCGGATTGGCGGCCGGATACGTCATCTTCGGCGGACAGCGCGGACCCGAACCGGTGGTCTCGCCGGCGGCCCCGGCCGCAGCTCCCGCTGCAAATACACCTCAGGCTGGCCTGTTCGACGAGCAGCAGGCGCAGGTACTGCGGACGGTCATGGCCAAGGATCCGAAGAACGCCCAGGCGCCAACCCAACTGGGCAACATGCTGTACGACGCAGGCCGCTACGCCGACGCGATCCCTGTCTACCAGCAGGCGTTCGCGCTCGATCCGAGGAACGTCGGCCTCAGCACCGACCTCGGCACTGCACTGTGGTACTCGGGTCGCCCCGACGAGGCACTCGCGCAGTTCGAGAAGTCGCTCGCGATCAATCCAGACCACGCGCAGACGCTGTTCAATCAGGGGGTCGTCAGGAAGGATGGCAAGCAGGATCCGACGGGCGCCATCAGGTCCTGGGAGAGACTGCTGGCCGCCAACCCAACCTACCCGGATCGCCAGAAGGTCGAGCAGCTCATCGAGCAGGCCCGCCAGCAAGTCGGCACGACCCCGATCGCCCCGGCGAGATCGACGAAATAG
- a CDS encoding dihydroorotate dehydrogenase-like protein, with the protein MDLSTNYLGLRLPHPLMPGASPLADSLDTVKRLEDAGAAAIVMRSLFEEQITRETNGLVYHMEVTAESSAEALSYFPKADDFVFGPHEYLEQIRRIKQAVKIPVIGSLNGTTNEGWLSHALKIQQAGADALELNVYFVATDPKEPGQVIEQRTIDILKAVKTAVTIPVAVKLSPFFSSVAHVAHRLDAAGADGLVMFNRFYQPDIDVEALEAVPSLHLSDSSELLLRLHWLAILSGRVKASLAVSGGVHTGVDAVKAVMAGASAVQVVSRLLEDGPARLLTIIQGLKRWMEEHDYESLEQMRGSMSLLKVPDPSAFERGNYMKVLRSWKVSA; encoded by the coding sequence ATGGACCTGTCAACCAACTATCTTGGCCTTCGCCTTCCGCATCCGCTCATGCCGGGTGCGTCCCCGCTGGCCGATTCACTCGATACCGTCAAGCGGCTCGAGGACGCCGGTGCCGCCGCGATCGTGATGCGCTCACTGTTCGAGGAGCAGATCACCCGCGAAACCAACGGGCTCGTCTACCACATGGAGGTCACCGCCGAGTCGTCGGCCGAGGCCCTCTCCTACTTCCCCAAAGCCGATGACTTCGTCTTCGGCCCACACGAATACCTGGAGCAGATCCGCCGGATCAAGCAGGCGGTGAAGATCCCGGTGATCGGATCGCTGAACGGCACGACCAACGAGGGATGGCTCTCGCACGCGCTGAAGATCCAACAGGCGGGTGCCGATGCGCTCGAGCTGAACGTCTATTTCGTCGCCACCGACCCCAAGGAACCGGGGCAGGTGATCGAGCAGCGGACGATCGACATCCTGAAGGCGGTGAAGACGGCGGTGACGATCCCGGTGGCCGTCAAGCTGTCGCCGTTCTTCTCGTCGGTCGCGCACGTCGCGCACCGGCTCGACGCGGCTGGAGCCGACGGCCTGGTCATGTTCAACCGCTTCTATCAGCCAGACATCGACGTCGAGGCCCTCGAGGCGGTTCCGAGCCTGCACCTGTCCGACTCGTCCGAGCTGCTGCTCCGGCTTCACTGGCTGGCGATTCTGTCCGGCCGCGTGAAGGCGTCGCTGGCCGTCTCGGGCGGCGTCCACACGGGCGTCGATGCGGTGAAGGCCGTCATGGCGGGTGCGTCCGCCGTGCAGGTCGTCTCTCGCCTCCTCGAGGACGGCCCTGCCCGTCTGCTCACCATCATCCAGGGCCTCAAGCGCTGGATGGAGGAGCACGACTACGAGTCTCTCGAGCAGATGCGAGGCAGCATGAGCCTCCTGAAGGTGCCCGACCCGAGCGCGTTCGAGCGTGGCAACTACATGAAGGTGCTGCGTAGCTGGAAGGTCAGCGCGTAA
- the nifJ gene encoding pyruvate:ferredoxin (flavodoxin) oxidoreductase codes for MTRPRITIDGNEAAASVAHRTNEVIAIYPITPSSNMGEWADEWAAKGKKNIWDTVPTVAEMQSEGGAAGAVHGALQAGALTTTFTASQGLLLMIPNMYKIAGELTSFCMHVSARTVAAHALSIFGDHSDVMACRQTGFAMLASGSVQEAHDFAAIGQRATLKMRVPVLHFFDGFRTSHEVSKIEQLSDDDLRAMITDDLVAAHRARALTPDKPVLRGTAQNPDSFFQAREACNGFYTAAPGHIQDSMDEFGKIVGRHYHLFDYVGHPEAERVIVMMGSGAEITHELIEWMVARGQKVGLVKVRVYRPFSVEHFLAALPRTVKRIAVLDRTKEPGAIGEPLYLDVCAALRAAHMDERGLPNYIDVVGGRYGLSSKEYTPAHAKAVFDNLSDAHPRNHFTVGIVDDVTHLSLLVDNDFDIEPDDVVRGVFFGLGADGTVGANKNSIKIIGEETDNYANGYFVYDSKKSGAVTISHLRFGPRPIRSSYLVKKANFVACHQYVFLDKYDVLSYAGPGSVFLLNSPFPADKAWDDLPQEVQAQIIEKKLKFYVIDAYEVAKATGMGTRINTIMQTCFFAISGVLPRDEAIAQIKKAIQKTYGKRGEEVVQKNFAAVDGTLANLHQVKVPTAVSATRKRPPVVSAQAPDFVQRVTAMMLANQGDLLPVSAFPVDGTWPTGTARWEKRNIALEIPVWDPKICIQCNKCAMVCPHAAIRAKVYDSDALKGAPETFQSIDFKGSEFKGMKYTIQVAPEDCTGCSICVMVCPAKDKSNPKHKSIDMAPQRPLRETEVRNYDFFLNLPEVDRSKVKLDVKGTQFFQPLFEYSGACAACGETPYVKLLTQLYGDRLLVANATGCSSIYGGNLPTTPYAQNRDGRGPAWNNSLFEDNAEFGFGYRLAIDKNIEQGQELVKKLAAQIGEGLAEAIIGADQTTEAGIAAQRLRVIELRKKLAALGTPEAHWLGKIADYLVRKSVWIVGGDGWAYDIGYGGLDHVIAQNRNVNLLVLDTEVYSNTGGQASKATPIGAAAKFAMAGNARPKKDLGMIAMAYGSVYVAHVAFGAKDAQTVKAFLEADAYDGPSMIIAYSHCIAHGYDLEMGLEQQKLAVDSGYWPLYRFDPRRLANGENPLMLDSTAPKADVGRFMANESRFRVVEQQNPERYKTLLTSAQHEVALRFGIYEQLAKLGLPTGKPTGSAE; via the coding sequence ATGACACGTCCTCGAATCACGATCGACGGGAATGAGGCCGCCGCCTCGGTCGCCCACCGGACGAACGAGGTAATCGCCATCTATCCCATCACCCCTTCTTCGAACATGGGCGAATGGGCCGATGAGTGGGCGGCGAAGGGCAAGAAGAACATCTGGGACACCGTGCCGACGGTGGCGGAAATGCAGTCGGAAGGCGGCGCGGCTGGCGCTGTCCACGGCGCGCTGCAGGCGGGCGCCCTGACGACGACGTTCACGGCGTCGCAGGGCCTGCTCCTGATGATCCCGAACATGTACAAGATTGCAGGCGAGTTGACCTCGTTCTGCATGCACGTGTCGGCGCGAACCGTCGCGGCGCACGCGCTCTCGATCTTCGGCGATCATTCCGACGTCATGGCCTGCCGTCAGACCGGCTTCGCCATGCTCGCCTCCGGGTCGGTGCAGGAGGCGCACGACTTCGCGGCGATCGGCCAGCGGGCGACCCTCAAGATGCGCGTTCCGGTCCTCCACTTCTTCGACGGGTTCCGCACGTCGCACGAGGTGTCGAAGATCGAGCAGTTGAGCGACGACGACCTCCGGGCGATGATCACCGACGACCTGGTGGCGGCGCACCGCGCCCGGGCGCTCACGCCCGACAAGCCCGTCCTGCGCGGGACAGCGCAGAACCCCGATTCATTCTTCCAGGCCCGTGAGGCGTGCAACGGCTTCTACACCGCGGCCCCGGGGCACATCCAGGACTCGATGGACGAGTTCGGGAAGATCGTCGGCCGTCACTACCATCTGTTCGACTACGTCGGCCACCCCGAGGCCGAGCGCGTCATCGTGATGATGGGCTCGGGCGCCGAGATCACGCACGAACTGATCGAGTGGATGGTCGCCCGAGGCCAGAAGGTGGGCCTCGTCAAGGTCCGGGTCTACCGGCCGTTCTCGGTCGAGCACTTCCTCGCGGCGCTCCCCCGCACCGTCAAGCGGATCGCGGTCCTCGATCGGACGAAGGAGCCGGGCGCCATCGGCGAGCCGCTCTACCTCGACGTCTGCGCGGCGCTGCGCGCGGCGCACATGGACGAGCGGGGTCTGCCGAACTACATCGACGTGGTGGGCGGCCGATACGGCCTCTCCTCGAAGGAATACACGCCGGCGCACGCCAAGGCGGTGTTCGACAACCTGTCGGACGCGCATCCGCGCAACCACTTCACGGTCGGCATCGTGGACGACGTGACCCATCTGTCGTTGTTGGTGGACAACGACTTCGACATCGAGCCGGATGACGTGGTCCGCGGCGTGTTCTTCGGCCTCGGCGCCGACGGCACGGTGGGTGCGAACAAGAACTCGATCAAGATCATCGGCGAGGAAACGGACAACTACGCCAACGGCTATTTCGTGTACGACTCGAAGAAATCGGGGGCGGTGACCATCTCGCACCTGCGCTTCGGGCCGCGTCCGATTCGGTCGTCCTACCTGGTCAAGAAGGCGAACTTCGTCGCCTGCCACCAGTACGTGTTCCTCGACAAATACGACGTCCTGTCGTACGCCGGCCCTGGCTCCGTGTTCCTCCTCAACAGCCCGTTCCCGGCCGACAAGGCGTGGGACGACCTGCCGCAGGAGGTACAGGCGCAGATCATCGAGAAGAAGCTGAAGTTCTACGTGATCGACGCCTACGAAGTGGCGAAGGCCACCGGGATGGGCACGCGCATCAACACGATCATGCAGACCTGCTTCTTCGCGATTTCCGGCGTGCTGCCGCGCGATGAAGCGATCGCCCAGATCAAGAAGGCCATTCAGAAGACCTACGGCAAGCGTGGCGAAGAGGTCGTGCAGAAGAACTTCGCGGCGGTGGACGGGACCCTCGCCAACCTGCACCAGGTGAAGGTGCCGACTGCCGTCTCCGCCACGCGGAAGCGGCCGCCGGTCGTGTCCGCCCAGGCCCCGGACTTCGTGCAGCGGGTGACGGCCATGATGCTGGCCAACCAGGGTGACCTGCTCCCGGTGAGCGCCTTCCCGGTCGATGGCACGTGGCCGACTGGCACGGCGCGCTGGGAGAAGCGCAACATCGCGCTCGAGATTCCGGTCTGGGACCCGAAGATCTGCATCCAGTGCAACAAGTGCGCGATGGTGTGCCCGCACGCCGCGATTCGCGCCAAGGTCTACGATTCGGATGCCCTGAAGGGCGCGCCCGAGACGTTCCAGTCGATCGACTTCAAGGGCAGCGAGTTCAAGGGCATGAAGTACACCATCCAGGTGGCGCCCGAGGATTGCACCGGCTGCTCCATCTGCGTGATGGTCTGCCCGGCGAAGGACAAGTCGAATCCGAAGCACAAGTCGATTGACATGGCGCCGCAGCGCCCGCTGCGCGAGACCGAGGTCCGCAACTACGACTTCTTCCTGAACCTGCCCGAAGTGGACCGCAGCAAGGTGAAGCTGGACGTCAAGGGGACGCAGTTCTTCCAGCCGCTCTTCGAGTACTCCGGCGCCTGCGCGGCGTGCGGCGAGACGCCCTACGTCAAGCTGCTCACGCAGCTCTACGGCGACCGCCTGCTCGTGGCCAACGCGACCGGCTGCTCGTCGATCTACGGCGGCAACCTGCCGACGACGCCCTACGCGCAGAACCGCGACGGGCGCGGTCCGGCGTGGAACAATTCGCTCTTCGAGGACAACGCCGAGTTCGGGTTCGGCTACCGGCTGGCGATCGACAAGAACATCGAGCAGGGTCAGGAACTGGTCAAGAAGCTGGCGGCGCAGATCGGTGAAGGGCTGGCCGAGGCGATTATCGGCGCCGACCAGACCACCGAGGCCGGCATCGCCGCGCAGCGCCTGCGCGTGATCGAACTCCGGAAGAAGCTGGCGGCCCTCGGCACGCCCGAGGCGCACTGGCTCGGGAAGATTGCCGACTACCTGGTGAGAAAGAGCGTCTGGATCGTCGGCGGCGACGGCTGGGCGTACGACATCGGGTACGGCGGCCTCGACCACGTCATCGCGCAGAATCGCAACGTCAACCTCCTCGTGCTCGACACGGAGGTCTATTCGAACACCGGCGGCCAGGCCTCGAAGGCCACTCCGATCGGCGCCGCGGCCAAATTCGCGATGGCCGGCAACGCCCGTCCGAAGAAGGACCTCGGGATGATCGCCATGGCCTACGGCAGCGTCTATGTCGCGCACGTCGCGTTCGGCGCGAAGGACGCTCAGACGGTCAAGGCATTCCTCGAGGCGGATGCGTACGACGGCCCGTCGATGATCATCGCCTACAGCCACTGCATCGCGCACGGGTACGACCTCGAGATGGGGCTGGAGCAGCAGAAGCTCGCGGTGGACAGCGGCTACTGGCCGCTCTACCGGTTCGACCCGCGCCGGCTGGCGAACGGGGAGAACCCGCTGATGCTCGACTCCACGGCACCGAAGGCGGATGTCGGCCGCTTCATGGCGAACGAGAGCCGCTTCCGCGTGGTCGAGCAGCAGAACCCCGAGCGATACAAGACCCTGCTGACGAGTGCGCAGCACGAAGTGGCCTTGCGATTTGGTATCTACGAGCAGCTGGCGAAGCTGGGACTGCCCACGGGCAAGCCCACGGGCTCGGCTGAGTAA